The Emcibacter nanhaiensis genome has a window encoding:
- the hemH gene encoding ferrochelatase, whose protein sequence is MSEANKEKIAVVLFNLGGPDSLEAVKPFLYNLFYDPAIISVPNPLRWFLAKLISTRRAPFARDIYREIGNKSPLLEQTEDQARALEEKLNQSGTGDYGCFIAMRYWHPFSDEAVEKVKAFGPDRIILLPLYPQYSLTTTGSSLIDWTKKAKAAGLEVPSWIIREYPTDPKFIDAHVALIREALDKIDTPSDYRLLFSAHGLPKKVIEAGDPYQKQVEETCAAIIEKLGDTGLEYVTCYQSRVGPLEWIGPSTEDEIDRAGEDGKNLIIVPVAFVSEHSETLVELDIEYREFAEKAGVREYIRVPALQCQPDFIDGLAELVIKTAG, encoded by the coding sequence ATGTCAGAAGCGAATAAAGAAAAAATCGCTGTCGTTCTGTTCAACCTCGGCGGACCGGACAGCCTGGAAGCGGTAAAACCGTTCCTGTATAACCTGTTTTACGATCCGGCCATTATCTCCGTGCCCAATCCGTTGCGCTGGTTCCTGGCCAAGCTGATTTCGACCCGCCGCGCCCCCTTTGCCCGGGATATCTACCGGGAAATCGGGAATAAGTCGCCGCTACTGGAACAGACCGAGGACCAGGCCCGGGCGCTGGAGGAAAAGCTCAACCAGTCCGGCACCGGCGACTATGGCTGTTTCATCGCCATGCGCTACTGGCATCCCTTTTCCGACGAAGCTGTCGAAAAGGTTAAGGCCTTTGGCCCGGACCGTATTATTTTGCTGCCGCTTTATCCGCAATATTCGCTGACCACCACCGGCTCGTCCCTGATCGACTGGACCAAAAAGGCAAAGGCGGCGGGGCTGGAAGTGCCGAGCTGGATCATCCGGGAATATCCGACCGATCCCAAATTCATCGACGCCCATGTGGCGCTGATCCGGGAAGCCTTGGATAAAATCGACACACCGTCAGATTACCGGCTGCTGTTTTCCGCCCACGGCCTGCCGAAAAAAGTCATTGAGGCCGGCGATCCCTACCAGAAACAGGTGGAAGAAACCTGTGCTGCGATCATTGAAAAACTCGGCGACACCGGGCTCGAGTATGTGACCTGTTACCAGAGCCGGGTCGGCCCCCTGGAATGGATCGGGCCGAGCACCGAGGATGAGATTGACCGGGCCGGCGAAGATGGCAAAAACCTGATCATCGTGCCGGTGGCCTTTGTCTCGGAGCATTCCGAAACCCTGGTGGAGCTGGATATTGAATATCGCGAGTTTGCCGAAAAAGCCGGGGTCAGGGAGTATATCCGGGTGCCGGCCCTGCAGTGCCAGCCCGATTTTATCGATGGCTTGGCCGAACTGGTGATCAAAACCGCAGGATAA
- a CDS encoding Maf family protein has product MTLVLASNSASRQKILTHAGINFRAVGADVDEDTLKEKLQQEGCDHKEIAEQLALAKARDVSRDFPEDHVIGGDQLLVCDGRLFSKARNLEEARDNLKFFRGKTHQLITSLVIFRGNEEVWRITTIPELTMRNFSDEFLDDYLDRSGPDVLSSVGCYFYEGLGAQLFSHIEGDYFSILGLPLIQLMKELRQLGYLNT; this is encoded by the coding sequence ATGACCCTGGTCCTGGCGTCCAATAGTGCATCCCGGCAGAAAATCCTGACACATGCCGGCATCAACTTCCGGGCAGTCGGCGCGGATGTCGATGAAGACACCCTGAAAGAGAAATTACAGCAGGAAGGCTGTGACCATAAGGAAATTGCCGAGCAGCTGGCGCTGGCCAAGGCCAGGGACGTTTCCCGCGACTTTCCGGAAGATCATGTGATTGGTGGCGATCAATTATTGGTCTGTGACGGCCGTCTGTTCAGCAAGGCCCGCAACCTGGAGGAAGCGCGGGACAACCTGAAATTTTTCCGCGGGAAAACCCACCAGCTGATCACCAGCCTTGTTATCTTCCGGGGGAATGAGGAAGTCTGGCGCATCACGACCATCCCGGAACTGACCATGCGGAATTTTTCCGATGAGTTTCTCGACGACTATCTGGACCGCAGCGGACCTGACGTCCTGAGTTCGGTCGGCTGCTATTTTTATGAAGGCCTCGGAGCGCAGCTTTTTTCCCATATAGAGGGGGATTATTTTTCAATTCTCGGCCTTCCTCTGATACAACTGATGAAGGAACTGCGGCAACTGGGATATCTGAACACATGA
- the hemJ gene encoding protoporphyrinogen oxidase HemJ, whose product MIDFLQDSYEWLLALHIISVISWMAGMFYLPRLFVYHCQVEKGSETSELFKVMERKLMRVIINPAMVASWIFGLGLAFGMDRWSEPWFHLKFVLVLLMSGFHGFLARWRKQFERDENSHTEGFYRKMNEVPTVLMILIVFLVIMRPF is encoded by the coding sequence ATGATTGATTTTCTGCAGGACAGTTATGAATGGCTTCTCGCCCTTCATATTATCTCGGTAATTTCCTGGATGGCCGGCATGTTCTATCTGCCGCGGCTGTTTGTCTATCACTGCCAGGTGGAAAAAGGGTCCGAAACCTCGGAACTGTTCAAGGTGATGGAGCGCAAGCTGATGCGGGTCATCATCAATCCGGCCATGGTGGCGTCCTGGATTTTCGGCCTGGGTCTGGCTTTCGGCATGGATCGCTGGAGCGAGCCCTGGTTTCACTTGAAATTTGTCCTGGTGCTGCTGATGAGCGGATTTCACGGTTTTCTCGCCCGTTGGCGCAAACAGTTTGAGCGTGATGAAAACAGCCATACCGAGGGTTTTTACCGCAAGATGAATGAAGTACCGACGGTACTGATGATCCTGATCGTTTTCCTGGTGATTATGCGGCCGTTCTAG
- the hemE gene encoding uroporphyrinogen decarboxylase, giving the protein MTENKRFIETLKGQLTDRPPFWFMRQAGRYLPEYMAVRKEAGSFLDLCYNPDFAVEVTLQPLRRYDMDAAILFSDILVIPHALGQHLEFRQGEGPVLEPVDSVAKLDALSLDHLHDKLAPVYETVSRLSTEIPSHTALIGFAGAPWTVATYMVGGKGSPDQAAARLWAYRDEVAFQALMDLLVEATSRYLIRQVEQGAEVLQIFDTWAGNLPMGEFRKWCMAPTKKIVDNIRARFPDMPIIGFPRGAGPRYPDYVRETGVTAVSIDTSMPADWARDNIQMLCPVQGNLDPLLLVSGGEALKQAVTDILDSLSGRPFIFNLGHGIVPQTPPEHVALVSEMIKEYVRSE; this is encoded by the coding sequence ATGACGGAAAACAAGAGATTTATTGAAACACTCAAAGGTCAGCTGACGGACAGACCGCCCTTCTGGTTCATGCGCCAGGCCGGCCGTTACCTTCCCGAATATATGGCTGTCAGGAAGGAAGCGGGGTCGTTCCTGGACCTTTGTTACAATCCGGATTTTGCGGTTGAAGTCACTTTGCAGCCGCTCCGGCGCTACGACATGGATGCGGCGATCCTGTTTTCAGATATCCTGGTCATTCCCCATGCCCTGGGCCAGCATCTGGAATTCCGACAGGGCGAAGGACCGGTTCTGGAGCCGGTCGACAGTGTGGCGAAACTTGACGCGCTTTCCCTCGATCATCTGCATGACAAACTGGCCCCGGTATATGAGACGGTTTCCCGCCTGTCGACGGAAATCCCCTCGCACACCGCGTTGATCGGATTTGCCGGCGCGCCCTGGACGGTGGCCACCTATATGGTCGGCGGCAAGGGCTCTCCGGATCAGGCGGCAGCCCGTCTCTGGGCCTACCGGGACGAGGTGGCCTTCCAGGCGCTGATGGATCTTCTGGTCGAAGCTACCTCGCGCTATCTGATCCGTCAGGTGGAGCAGGGGGCCGAGGTGCTGCAGATATTTGATACCTGGGCCGGAAATCTGCCCATGGGCGAATTTCGTAAATGGTGTATGGCGCCGACGAAAAAGATTGTCGACAATATCCGTGCCCGTTTTCCGGACATGCCGATCATCGGATTTCCGCGGGGGGCGGGACCGCGCTATCCGGACTATGTGCGGGAGACCGGGGTGACAGCTGTCAGCATCGACACTTCCATGCCGGCAGACTGGGCCCGGGATAATATCCAGATGCTGTGTCCGGTGCAGGGCAATCTGGATCCCCTGCTGCTGGTCAGCGGTGGCGAAGCCCTGAAGCAGGCGGTGACGGATATTCTTGATAGTCTTTCGGGGCGGCCGTTTATTTTTAACCTGGGTCACGGCATTGTGCCGCAGACCCCGCCGGAACATGTGGCGCTGGTTTCAGAAATGATCAAAGAGTATGTCAGAAGCGAATAA
- a CDS encoding pyruvate, water dikinase regulatory protein: protein MKQVTFHLVSDATGDTLEQVAKAALAQFPDIEPIKHHWPMIRTTRHMERIIPEFKEKPGLIMFTLVNPEIEEVLVGACKEYNWPYISVMQGIIRELGMHLGETSIARPGLQHEMNEAYYDRIDAIHYTLAHDDGQLTEGLREADIILVGVSRTSKTPTCIYLANRGIKAANVPIVPGCPIPRELEENKHKFVVGLVNSADRLIQIRRNRLLSLKQDPETTYVDEDAVREEVRMARRLFSKHGWPVIDVTRRSIEETAVAVMNLKQKYDAEKKGTV, encoded by the coding sequence ATGAAGCAAGTCACTTTCCATCTGGTTTCCGATGCCACCGGGGATACATTGGAACAGGTTGCCAAGGCCGCCCTGGCGCAGTTTCCTGATATTGAACCGATCAAGCATCACTGGCCGATGATCCGCACCACCCGGCACATGGAACGCATCATCCCGGAATTCAAGGAAAAACCGGGCCTGATCATGTTTACCCTGGTCAATCCGGAAATCGAGGAAGTCCTGGTGGGTGCCTGCAAAGAATATAACTGGCCCTATATTTCGGTGATGCAGGGCATTATCCGCGAACTGGGCATGCATCTTGGTGAAACCAGTATCGCCCGGCCGGGCCTGCAGCATGAGATGAATGAAGCCTATTACGACCGGATTGATGCTATTCATTACACTTTGGCCCATGATGACGGCCAGCTGACGGAAGGCCTCAGGGAAGCGGATATCATCCTGGTCGGCGTGTCCCGGACCTCGAAAACGCCGACCTGTATTTACCTGGCCAACCGCGGCATCAAGGCGGCCAACGTGCCGATCGTGCCCGGCTGTCCCATTCCCCGGGAACTGGAAGAAAACAAACATAAATTCGTGGTCGGCCTGGTCAACAGCGCCGACCGGCTGATCCAGATCCGCCGCAACCGGCTTTTGTCCCTGAAACAGGATCCGGAAACCACCTATGTGGACGAAGATGCGGTGCGGGAAGAGGTGAGAATGGCCCGGCGCCTGTTTTCCAAGCACGGCTGGCCGGTGATTGACGTCACCCGGCGCTCCATCGAGGAAACGGCGGTGGCGGTGATGAACCTGAAACAGAAATATGATGCCGAGAAAAAGGGAACTGTATAA
- the coaE gene encoding dephospho-CoA kinase (Dephospho-CoA kinase (CoaE) performs the final step in coenzyme A biosynthesis.) codes for MKKAWHKGSVIIVGLTGSIGMGKSETARMFRAAGIPVFDSDAEVHRLMGPGGKAVPLVEQEFPGVAGEQGIDRKELGRRVFGDDAALKKLESILHPMIARERNLFVRHMRLQGHRIVVVDVPLLFETGGDRAVDYTVVVSAPALIQKSRVMARPGMTEERLRAILEKQMPDVEKRRRADFVVQSGLGKRHARNQVNRIIRILEEEANA; via the coding sequence ATGAAAAAAGCCTGGCACAAGGGATCCGTGATTATTGTCGGTCTGACCGGGTCGATCGGCATGGGCAAGTCGGAAACGGCACGCATGTTCCGGGCCGCGGGCATCCCGGTATTTGATTCCGACGCCGAGGTCCACCGGCTGATGGGGCCGGGCGGCAAAGCCGTGCCGCTGGTGGAACAGGAATTTCCCGGGGTTGCCGGCGAACAGGGGATTGACCGCAAGGAACTGGGGCGGCGGGTGTTTGGCGATGACGCGGCATTGAAAAAACTGGAGAGCATTCTCCATCCCATGATCGCCCGGGAACGCAATCTGTTCGTTCGCCACATGAGGCTGCAGGGCCACCGGATTGTCGTGGTGGATGTGCCGCTGCTGTTTGAGACCGGCGGCGATCGTGCTGTGGATTATACGGTGGTGGTGTCGGCGCCGGCCCTGATCCAGAAAAGCCGGGTCATGGCGCGGCCGGGCATGACGGAAGAAAGGTTACGGGCTATACTGGAAAAACAGATGCCGGATGTGGAAAAACGCCGCCGGGCCGACTTTGTGGTCCAGTCGGGACTTGGCAAACGCCATGCGAGGAACCAGGTCAACAGGATCATCCGCATTCTTGAGGAGGAAGCCAATGCTTGA
- a CDS encoding shikimate dehydrogenase, with translation MKLTGKAKIAGVMGHPVGHSLSPRLHGFWLDLYKVDGAYVPFEVKPEDLADCLRALPKLGIRGCNLTVPHKETAMEIVDGIDDHARRIGAVNTIVVGEDGRLSARNTDGLGFLENILVNAEGWQPTKGPAVIVGAGGAARALIVALLDAGVPEIRLVNRTKERAESLARELAPHQVTVIDWDRRSACLEEVTLLVNSTTQGMKGQPPLDLNLDRLPASAVVNDIVYNPLITPLLAEARDRGNQIVDGLGMLLYQAVPGFEAWFGVTPEVTEELRQRVLAGLV, from the coding sequence ATGAAGCTGACGGGAAAAGCAAAAATAGCGGGGGTGATGGGCCACCCGGTGGGCCACAGCCTGTCGCCGCGCCTGCATGGTTTCTGGCTGGATCTCTATAAAGTGGACGGTGCCTATGTTCCCTTTGAGGTCAAACCGGAGGATCTGGCAGACTGTCTGCGCGCCCTGCCCAAGCTGGGGATCCGGGGCTGTAACCTGACCGTGCCGCATAAGGAGACGGCGATGGAGATCGTTGACGGGATTGATGATCACGCCCGGCGGATCGGGGCGGTCAATACCATCGTGGTCGGGGAGGATGGCAGACTGTCTGCGCGCAACACGGACGGGCTCGGGTTTCTGGAAAATATTCTGGTGAATGCGGAGGGCTGGCAACCGACCAAGGGACCGGCGGTGATCGTTGGCGCTGGTGGTGCGGCCCGGGCATTGATTGTCGCCCTGCTGGATGCGGGGGTGCCGGAAATCCGGCTGGTGAACCGGACCAAAGAGCGGGCGGAAAGTCTGGCCCGGGAACTTGCCCCGCACCAGGTTACCGTGATTGACTGGGACCGGCGCAGCGCGTGCCTGGAAGAGGTCACTCTGCTGGTCAACAGCACGACCCAGGGCATGAAGGGCCAGCCGCCGCTGGATCTCAACCTCGACCGGCTGCCGGCATCGGCGGTGGTCAATGATATTGTCTACAATCCGCTGATCACACCGCTTCTGGCAGAGGCCCGGGACCGGGGCAATCAGATCGTCGACGGTCTCGGCATGTTGCTCTATCAGGCGGTGCCCGGGTTCGAGGCCTGGTTCGGCGTGACCCCGGAAGTAACGGAAGAGTTGCGCCAGCGGGTGCTGGCCGGACTGGTATGA